One Campylobacter sp. CNRCH_2014_0184h genomic window carries:
- a CDS encoding c-type cytochrome produces MRELKIFFVVVFFTGLVYWGVEPYAHSVMNPPSTPVNFDFAKADAEFTKGEVALKEKAAVDANASGSEKAIANAQKALELAKSQEEATKQLWEKIAKIDFSKGNAQKGKELFEGNCIACHGVKAVGIPATITDSSLGVTPPDLSDAGAIYDEKFLAALIVDPVKALQISHKFNDENPFLMPAYPLSGDEAQDNQDLADLIAFFKNTASEYEKEFDAKLKADLEEKYAKNQELSEQAKTALIAKEFDFAKNKHTFENACGRCHDVKYDGFVSSSNMSDLKNYLGMTPPDLSMMIRSKGAHYLEIFINEPQKKIHGTAMPRVGLNEKAQTQVINYLEKVGDSKKEEREQTGIYIMIFFAILSIFAIGWKRSVWSKLH; encoded by the coding sequence ATGAGAGAATTAAAAATATTTTTTGTAGTTGTCTTTTTCACAGGTTTAGTTTATTGGGGGGTTGAGCCTTACGCGCATTCAGTGATGAATCCTCCTTCAACTCCAGTTAATTTTGACTTTGCAAAAGCTGATGCAGAATTTACCAAAGGTGAAGTTGCTTTAAAAGAAAAAGCAGCAGTGGATGCTAATGCTTCAGGAAGTGAAAAAGCTATAGCTAATGCTCAAAAAGCATTAGAACTTGCAAAAAGCCAAGAAGAAGCTACTAAGCAATTGTGGGAAAAAATCGCAAAAATCGATTTTAGCAAAGGTAATGCACAAAAAGGAAAAGAACTTTTTGAAGGAAATTGTATTGCATGTCATGGTGTGAAAGCTGTCGGAATTCCTGCTACTATTACAGATTCTTCTTTGGGTGTAACACCTCCTGATTTAAGTGATGCGGGTGCTATCTATGATGAGAAATTTTTAGCAGCATTGATTGTTGATCCAGTTAAAGCTTTACAAATTTCACATAAATTCAATGATGAAAATCCATTCTTAATGCCTGCTTATCCTTTAAGTGGCGATGAAGCACAAGATAATCAAGATTTAGCAGACTTAATTGCATTCTTTAAAAATACAGCTAGTGAATATGAAAAAGAATTTGATGCAAAATTAAAAGCTGATTTAGAAGAAAAATATGCTAAAAATCAAGAGCTTTCAGAGCAAGCAAAAACAGCTTTAATTGCAAAAGAATTTGATTTTGCTAAAAACAAACATACATTTGAAAATGCTTGTGGAAGATGCCATGATGTAAAATATGATGGCTTTGTTTCAAGCTCAAATATGAGTGATTTAAAAAATTATCTTGGTATGACACCTCCAGATTTATCTATGATGATTCGTTCTAAAGGTGCACATTATCTTGAAATCTTCATCAATGAACCTCAAAAGAAAATTCATGGAACTGCTATGCCAAGAGTTGGTTTGAATGAAAAAGCACAAACTCAAGTTATTAATTATCTTGAAAAAGTTGGTGATAGTAAAAAAGAAGAAAGAGAGCAAACAGGAATTTATATCATGATATTCTTTGCTATCTTAAGTATTTTTGCTATAGGCTGGAAAAGATCAGTTTGGTCTAAACTACACTAA